In one Burkholderiales bacterium GJ-E10 genomic region, the following are encoded:
- a CDS encoding efflux transporter, RND family, MFP subunit, producing MRNAKIIAASILLAALAGLAGCSDKAEQQQKAQQAALNQVMHQGNGQVRKWGQSGFVGFGPGQGAKPAAAASSGN from the coding sequence ATGCGTAACGCCAAGATCATCGCAGCTTCGATCCTCCTTGCGGCTCTCGCCGGCCTGGCCGGGTGCAGCGACAAAGCCGAACAGCAACAGAAGGCCCAGCAGGCCGCGCTGAACCAGGTCATGCACCAGGGCAACGGCCAAGTGCGCAAGTGGGGCCAAAGCGGCTTCGTCGGCTTCGGTCCGGGGCAAGGTGCGAAACCCGCCGCCGCGGCCAGCTCGGGGAACTGA